A single region of the Sorghum bicolor cultivar BTx623 chromosome 9, Sorghum_bicolor_NCBIv3, whole genome shotgun sequence genome encodes:
- the LOC8077962 gene encoding methylsterol monooxygenase 1-1: MIRYATLEAAEAALGRAMTAAEAAWFRHSRSTPEYCLYFESLVILLAAYSLVPLPLAMLELCAPAKLTTPYKLQPQVRLSPAAFLRCYKDTARVLVLLTIRPLLYLPYPIVKIAGIRSGLPLPSAGEVGAQLLVYMLVEDYLGYWLHRLLHRGWAYNKIHYVHHEYPAPMGFAAAHSHWVELLILGFPAFVGTVIVPCHMTTFWLWFAIRGAVAIDTHSGFDFPFSPTKLIPFYGGAECHDYHHSGGRWSQSNFAPFFTFCDYIYGTDKGYRHYKSSLRKLYWKKNCNSARQPLVWCM, from the exons ATGATCCGGTACGCGACGCTtgaggcggcggaggcggcgctAGGGCGAGCCATGACGGCGGCGGAGGCTGCATGGTTCCGGCATTCGCGCTCCACGCCGGAGTATTGCCTCTACTTCGAGAGCCTCGTCATCCTCCTCGCCGCCTACTCGCTCGTGCCGCTGCCCCTGGCCATGCTCGAGCTCTGTGCGCCGGCAAAGCTCACCACGCCGTACAAGCTGCAGCCCCAGGTGCGGCTGTCGCCCGCCGCCTTCCTCCGCTGCTACAAGGACACGGCTCGCGTCTTGGTGCTCCTCACCATTCGGCCCCTCTTGTACCTCCCCTACCCGATCGTTAAG ATCGCAGGGATCCGGTCGGGGCTGCCCCTTCCGTCGGCGGGGGAGGTGGGCGCGCAGCTACTGGTGTACATGCTCGTGGAGGACTACCTGGGCTACTGGCTGCATCGGCTTTTGCACAGGGGGTGGGCGTACAACAAGATCCACTACGTCCACCACGAGTACCCAGCACCCATGGGGTTTGCCGCGGCACACTCGCACTGGGTCGAATTGCTCATCCTCGGCTTCCCGGCCTTCGTTGGCACGGTCATCGTGCCCTGCCATATGACCACCTTCTGGCTCTGGTTCGCCATCCGTGGTGCTGTGGCCATCGACACGCACAGCGG GTTCGATTTCCCGTTCAGCCCGACCAAGCTTATCCCATTCTACGGAGGCGCAGAATGCCACGACTACCACCACTCTGGTGGACGGTGGAGCCAGAGCAACTTCGCTCCGTTTTTCACGTTTTGTGACTATATATATGGGACAGATAAG GGTTACAGGCACTATAAGTCAAGCCTACGGAAGCTATATTG